The proteins below come from a single Sorghum bicolor cultivar BTx623 chromosome 4, Sorghum_bicolor_NCBIv3, whole genome shotgun sequence genomic window:
- the LOC8075219 gene encoding putative laccase-9 codes for MLLHSATNVRSTMGGVAKMPAAGLCWLLLGVVLAFGVAASPARASRNTHYDFVIKETKVTRLCHEKTILAVNGQFPGPTIYAGKGGVIVVNVYNQGKKNITLHWHGVDQPRNPWFDGPEYITQCPIQPGTNFTYRINFTEEEGTLWWHAHSDFDRATVHGAIVISAAYPYPKPHREVLIILGEWWNADVEQVLLEAKRTGGDVNISDANTINGQPGDFALCSKNDTFKMLVEHGKTYLLQVINAGLTNEMFFTIAGHRLTVVGTDGHYLKPFTVDHIMISSGQTMNVLLEANRATNGSSDNNRYYMAARPYFTNKGPPVNDKNTTAILEYMDVTAPPFARPPDSSDLPAINDTAAATAYTVQLRSLVTKEHLIDVPMVVGQHMLVTISVNTLPCRPNKTCAGPRGDHLAASLNNVSFVPPTIDILNAYYDSINGVYESDFPDRPSFFFDFTAPNPSKELQLTKQGTKVKVVEYGTVVEVVFQDTAILGAESHPMHLHGFSFFVVGRGFGNFDKDKDPTMYNLVDPPYQSTVSVPSGGWVAMRFRAANPGVWFMHCHFNRHMMWGMDTVFIVKNGKTPKTQMMPRPPNMPKC; via the exons GCTAAGATGCCGGCGGCAGGGCTCTGCTGGTTACTGCTAGGCGTGGTGTTGGCCTTTGGAGTTGCAGCTAGCCCGGCCCGGGCCTCCAGGAATACTCACTACGACTTCGTT ATAAAGGAGACGAAGGTCACCCGGCTCTGCCACGAAAAGACCATCCTGGCCGTGAACGGGCAGTTCCCGGGGCCGACCATCTACGCAGGCAAGGGCGGTGTCATCGTCGTCAACGTGTACAACCAGGGCAAAAAAAACATCACCCTCCACTGGCACGGCGTGGACCAGCCGCGGAACCCATGGTTCGACGGGCCAGAGTACATCACACAGTGCCCCATTCAGCCCGGTACCAACTTCACCTACCGCATCAACTTCACCGAGGAGGAGGGCACGCTGTGGTGGCACGCACATAGCGACTTCGACCGCGCCACTGTGCATGGCGCCATTGTCATCTCCGCGGCCTACCCCTACCCCAAGCCACACAGGGAGGTGCTCATCATCCTCGGTGAGTGGTGGAACGCCGACGTGGAACAAGTTCTCTTGGAGGCCAAGCGGACCGGTGGCGACGTCAACATCTCCGACGCCAACACCATCAACGGCCAGCCTGGTGACTTTGCTCTGTGCTCCAAAAATGACACCTTCAAGATGTTGGTGGAGCACGGAAAGACGTACTTGCTCCAGGTCATCAATGCGGGGCTTACTAACGAGATGTTCTTCACTATCGCTGGGCACCGCCTCACGGTGGTCGGCACCGATGGCCACTACCTCAAGCCATTCACCGTCGACCACATCATGATTTCCTCTGGTCAGACCATGAACGTGCTCCTCGAGGCCAACCGCGCAACCAACGGCTCAAGCGACAACAACCGCTACTACATGGCCGCGAGGCCGTACTTCACCAACAAGGGACCTCCGGTGAACGATAAAAATACCACAGCCATTCTAGAGTACATGGATGTGACAGCGCCACCCTTCGCGCGGCCACCGGACTCCTCCGACCTGCCGGCCATCAACGACACCGCCGCGGCAACAGCATACACGGTGCAACTCCGGTCCTTGGTCACAAAGGAGCACCTAATCGATGTGCCAATGGTGGTTGGCCAGCATATGCTCGTGACGATCTCGGTCAATACGCTCCCCTGCAGGCCTAACAAGACATGTGCCGGCCCTAGAGGCGACCACCTCGCGGCGAGCCTGAACAACGTTAGCTTCGTGCCACCAACCATCGACATCCTCAACGCCTACTATGACTCCATCAACGGCGTGTATGAGTCGGACTTTCCCGATAGGCCATCCTTCTTCTTCGACTTCACCGCCCCCAACCCGTCGAAGGAGCTCCAACTCACAAAGCAGGGCACCAAGGTGAAGGTGGTGGAGTACGGCACCGTGGTGGAGGTGGTGTTCCAGGACACGGCCATCCTCGGTGCCGAGAGCCACCCCATGCACCTCcacggcttcagcttctttgtGGTGGGCCGAGGGTTCGGTAACTTCGACAAGGATAAGGACCCAACCATGTACAACCTGGTGGACCCACCGTACCAGAGCACCGTCTCTGTGCCCTCAGGTGGGTGGGTTGCAATGCGCTTCCGTGCGGCAAATCCTG GTGTGTGGTTTATGCATTGCCATTTCAATCGTCACATGATGTGGGGCATGGATACTGTGTTTATCGTGAAAAATGGCAAGACCCCAAAGACTCAAATGATGCCACGTCCTCCTAATATGCCCAAGTGCTAA